Proteins encoded within one genomic window of Amorphoplanes friuliensis DSM 7358:
- a CDS encoding erythromycin esterase family protein, with product MARYGDEVAALATPLTDPGDLGALLDRAASARVVLLGEASHGTHEFYTWRAAVTRRLIEEHGFSFVAVEGDWPDCARVDASVRGGVGDPREALVAYDRWPTWMWANEEVVDFCDWLRAHNESAAQPVGFHGLDVYSLWESMREILTHLREHDPGQVRAALAAYRCFEPFAEDPQSYAWATRFLDASCENEVVDLLVGLRERAVAQAGEFSTWQNAEVVAGAERYYRAMVRGGPKSWNIRDRHMDETLDRLLTHYGPDSKAVVWAHNTHVGDARATDQARHGEVTLGELARDRYGRDRVLLAGFGTHHGTVTAGGTWGAPTETMEVPPGKPDSLEDVLHRTAPPAALFVFPEIEPFLLTDELVHRAIGVVYRPDRERWGNYVPTVLGERYDAFFWFDETHALRPLHTSTVATLEPETYPSGV from the coding sequence ATGGCCCGTTACGGCGACGAGGTGGCAGCCCTGGCCACGCCACTGACCGACCCCGGAGATCTCGGCGCGCTGCTCGACCGCGCCGCCTCGGCGCGGGTCGTGCTCCTCGGCGAGGCCAGCCACGGTACGCACGAGTTCTACACCTGGCGCGCCGCCGTCACACGCCGGCTGATCGAGGAACACGGCTTCTCGTTCGTCGCCGTCGAGGGCGACTGGCCGGACTGCGCACGGGTCGACGCCAGCGTCCGCGGTGGGGTCGGTGATCCCCGTGAGGCGCTGGTGGCGTACGACCGGTGGCCGACGTGGATGTGGGCCAACGAGGAGGTCGTGGACTTCTGCGACTGGCTGCGGGCGCACAACGAGAGCGCCGCGCAGCCCGTCGGCTTTCACGGGCTGGACGTGTACTCGTTGTGGGAGTCGATGCGCGAGATCCTCACCCACCTGCGGGAACACGACCCGGGGCAGGTGCGGGCGGCGCTCGCCGCGTACCGGTGTTTCGAGCCGTTCGCCGAGGATCCGCAGTCGTACGCCTGGGCCACCCGCTTCCTCGACGCGAGCTGTGAGAACGAGGTCGTGGACCTGCTCGTCGGGCTCCGGGAACGGGCCGTGGCACAGGCGGGGGAGTTCTCCACCTGGCAGAACGCCGAGGTGGTGGCGGGCGCCGAGCGTTACTACCGCGCGATGGTGCGCGGCGGCCCGAAGTCCTGGAACATCCGGGACCGCCACATGGACGAGACCCTGGACCGGCTGCTGACGCACTACGGCCCGGACTCCAAGGCGGTGGTGTGGGCCCACAACACCCACGTCGGTGACGCCCGCGCGACGGACCAGGCGCGGCACGGGGAGGTCACCCTGGGCGAACTGGCCCGCGATCGGTACGGCCGCGACCGCGTGCTGCTGGCCGGCTTCGGCACCCATCACGGCACGGTGACCGCGGGCGGCACGTGGGGTGCACCGACGGAGACGATGGAGGTGCCGCCGGGCAAGCCGGACTCGCTCGAGGACGTGCTGCACCGGACGGCCCCGCCCGCCGCACTGTTCGTCTTCCCGGAGATCGAGCCGTTCCTGCTGACCGACGAGCTGGTGCACCGGGCGATCGGTGTCGTCTACCGCCCCGACCGCGAACGTTGGGGGAACTACGTCCCGACGGTGCTCGGTGAGCGGTACGACGCCTTCTTCTGGTTCGACGAGACACACGCGCTGCGCCCGCTGCACACGTCCACGGTCGCGACGCTCGAGCCGGAGACCTACCCCTCCGGCGTGTGA
- a CDS encoding YncE family protein, with protein MTTRRNLFIIAGGVALAGGCRKETPAAVAVPDVVVTEGRQGLVVLGGPHPRGLGPDSVLSPDGTIAYAVTRTDAGASVLARLTPARGEPAGTMIVEAGWIPRVISSTGSFCALTRTPPSARPAPRARTPLLVTSDGRKREYTLTGVVEPDAFTTDGSGLFVLEWLPASAPDRYRVRLLDLTTGEVRPLNTRDKTPVPPGAEEEMRGDGRQAVPSPAGDILYTLYTHQPGHQHTRDLLSGRPGNAHAFVHVLHLAQGWAYCLDLPHPFGEGPADRHALAVSTDGRRLAVADLTSGALAYADTEALTIERVATVPTGDGAASITFTRNGDRVLVGSGTTVTVLDRAAGTVAARWPVPAAVRGLALNPTGTRLYAGGTNEVVWLDAASGRLGGRAPVDGLTAVRHVT; from the coding sequence ATGACGACCCGGCGGAACCTGTTCATCATCGCGGGCGGCGTTGCCCTGGCGGGCGGCTGCCGCAAGGAGACACCCGCGGCTGTGGCCGTACCGGACGTGGTGGTGACCGAGGGACGGCAGGGCCTTGTTGTCCTCGGCGGTCCCCACCCGCGCGGTCTCGGCCCGGACTCGGTGCTCAGCCCGGACGGCACCATCGCGTACGCGGTGACCCGCACCGACGCCGGTGCGTCGGTCCTGGCCCGGCTCACCCCCGCCCGGGGTGAGCCGGCCGGGACCATGATCGTCGAGGCCGGGTGGATCCCCCGGGTCATCTCCAGCACCGGCAGCTTCTGCGCCCTGACCCGGACACCACCCTCGGCCCGTCCGGCACCCCGGGCCCGCACGCCGCTGCTGGTCACCTCCGACGGCCGGAAACGCGAGTACACCCTGACCGGCGTGGTCGAACCGGACGCGTTCACGACGGACGGCTCCGGGCTGTTCGTGCTCGAGTGGCTGCCCGCCTCGGCCCCCGACCGTTACCGGGTGCGCCTGCTCGACCTGACAACCGGCGAGGTACGCCCGCTCAACACGCGCGACAAGACACCCGTCCCGCCGGGCGCCGAGGAGGAGATGCGCGGCGACGGTCGCCAGGCGGTCCCCTCCCCCGCCGGCGACATCCTCTACACGCTCTACACCCACCAGCCCGGGCACCAGCACACCCGCGACCTGCTCTCGGGCCGCCCGGGCAACGCCCACGCGTTCGTGCACGTGCTGCACCTGGCGCAGGGCTGGGCGTACTGCCTGGACCTGCCGCACCCGTTCGGCGAGGGCCCGGCCGACCGGCACGCCCTGGCCGTCAGCACGGACGGCCGGCGGCTCGCGGTGGCCGACCTGACTTCGGGTGCGCTGGCCTACGCCGACACAGAGGCACTCACGATCGAGCGGGTGGCCACCGTACCGACGGGGGACGGCGCCGCGAGCATCACCTTCACCAGGAACGGAGACCGGGTCCTCGTCGGCTCCGGCACCACGGTGACCGTGCTCGACCGCGCCGCCGGCACGGTGGCCGCCCGCTGGCCCGTCCCCGCCGCCGTCCGCGGCCTGGCCCTCAACCCCACCGGCACCCGCCTGTACGCCGGCGGCACGAACGAGGTGGTCTGGCTCGACGCCGCCTCAGGCCGGCTCGGCGGCCGCGCACCGGTCGACGGCCTGACCGCCGTCCGTCACGTCACCTGA
- a CDS encoding RNA polymerase sigma factor, with protein sequence MENRVEDAAAVTRARDGDLDAYEVLVARYTVPAHRAATLLGAGADADDVVQEAFVKAYRQLGRYRGESGFRPWLLAIVANETRNLHRSRKRRDGLVLRAAAGEQPDPVAPDPADTVLADERRQHLVDQLRLLDVRDREVLVCRFLLDLSEAETAVTLGLPKGTVKSRTSRALTKLRSRMREEVHGA encoded by the coding sequence GTGGAGAACCGGGTGGAGGATGCGGCGGCGGTCACGCGGGCCCGCGACGGTGATCTGGACGCGTACGAGGTCCTGGTCGCGCGGTACACCGTGCCCGCGCATCGGGCGGCGACGCTGCTCGGGGCCGGTGCGGACGCCGACGACGTGGTGCAGGAGGCGTTCGTGAAGGCGTACCGGCAGCTCGGGCGGTACCGCGGCGAGTCCGGTTTCCGGCCGTGGCTGCTGGCGATCGTCGCGAACGAGACCCGCAACCTGCACCGGTCCCGGAAGCGCCGCGACGGGCTCGTGCTGCGGGCTGCCGCGGGGGAGCAGCCGGATCCCGTGGCGCCGGATCCGGCCGACACGGTGCTGGCGGACGAGCGCCGGCAGCACCTGGTCGATCAATTGCGGCTGCTCGACGTCCGGGACCGGGAGGTGCTCGTCTGCCGGTTCCTGCTGGACCTGTCCGAGGCCGAGACCGCTGTGACCCTGGGACTGCCGAAGGGGACCGTGAAGTCGCGGACCTCACGGGCCCTGACCAAACTGCGCAGCCGGATGCGGGAGGAGGTGCACGGTGCCTGA
- a CDS encoding SRPBCC family protein: MKTIAMSTPAPTELVMSRTFDAPKALVWAAHTEAEHLRHWWGRGNPLDVTIDFRVGGTWRFVETAGGTDHAFRGEFREITAPDTFTWTFEYEPMAGHVAVETYSFTEEDGKTTVTSTTQFTSQKDRDGMIQSGMEAGAEQSYAALDAYLVKLG, from the coding sequence GTGAAGACCATCGCCATGAGCACCCCCGCCCCGACCGAACTGGTCATGAGCCGTACCTTCGACGCGCCGAAGGCCCTGGTCTGGGCCGCGCACACCGAGGCCGAGCACCTGCGTCACTGGTGGGGCCGCGGCAACCCCCTCGACGTGACGATCGACTTCCGGGTCGGCGGCACGTGGCGGTTCGTCGAGACGGCCGGCGGCACGGACCACGCGTTCCGCGGCGAGTTCCGCGAGATCACCGCGCCCGACACGTTCACCTGGACCTTCGAGTACGAGCCGATGGCGGGTCACGTCGCCGTGGAGACGTACTCCTTCACCGAGGAGGACGGCAAGACGACGGTGACGAGCACAACGCAGTTCACGTCACAGAAGGACCGCGACGGCATGATCCAGTCCGGCATGGAGGCCGGTGCCGAGCAGAGTTACGCGGCACTGGACGCGTACCTGGTCAAGCTTGGTTGA
- a CDS encoding alpha/beta hydrolase family protein — protein sequence MRTLALLTAAAMTAGLALAAPSQARATGLALPAPTGAYRVGVTDLHLVDQDRADPWVPERRRELMVSLWFPATGRGGAADPYTTPAESRLILEQLRATTVPPEALSTVRTFARTGIRALPGPSRPLVVLSPGFSYPRTSLTALAEDLASRGYVVAGIDHTYEAAAITFPDGRITTCLVCTLSKPNPVLSAQITSGRAADTSFVLDELTRHRLPSGIRVDATRIAMAGHSIGGTSAAETMLRDRRIDAGINMDGTFAPPLARPLHRPFLMLGAEVHGRPGADPTWDTTWQHLTGWRRWLTVTGTTHASFTDYATIGEQAGLPVQPLSGDRCADLTRTYVAAFMDRHLRHRGTLLAGPSPENPEVVFQA from the coding sequence ATGAGAACACTGGCTCTGCTGACAGCGGCCGCAATGACCGCGGGTCTCGCCCTCGCGGCTCCGTCCCAGGCCCGTGCGACCGGCTTGGCCCTACCCGCACCCACCGGCGCGTACCGGGTGGGCGTCACCGACCTGCACCTGGTCGACCAGGACCGCGCCGACCCCTGGGTGCCCGAGCGTCGCCGCGAGCTCATGGTCTCGCTCTGGTTCCCGGCGACGGGCCGTGGCGGTGCCGCCGACCCGTACACCACCCCCGCAGAGTCCCGCCTGATCCTCGAGCAGCTCCGGGCCACGACCGTCCCCCCGGAAGCGCTGAGCACGGTACGCACCTTTGCGCGTACCGGAATCAGGGCACTGCCGGGACCGTCCCGCCCGCTCGTGGTCCTCTCACCCGGCTTCTCCTACCCCCGCACGTCCTTGACGGCACTCGCCGAGGATCTCGCGAGCCGGGGTTACGTCGTCGCCGGCATCGACCACACCTACGAAGCCGCCGCGATCACCTTCCCGGACGGCCGCATCACCACCTGCCTGGTCTGCACCCTGAGCAAACCGAACCCGGTGCTGTCGGCCCAGATCACCAGCGGCCGGGCCGCGGACACGTCCTTCGTCCTCGACGAGCTGACCCGCCACCGCCTGCCGTCCGGCATCCGCGTCGACGCCACCCGCATCGCCATGGCCGGCCACTCCATCGGCGGCACCAGCGCGGCCGAAACCATGCTCCGCGACCGCCGTATCGACGCCGGCATCAACATGGACGGGACCTTCGCCCCGCCACTGGCCCGCCCCCTGCACCGCCCGTTCCTCATGCTCGGCGCCGAGGTCCACGGCCGGCCCGGCGCGGACCCCACGTGGGACACCACCTGGCAGCACCTGACCGGCTGGCGCCGCTGGCTCACCGTCACCGGCACCACCCACGCCTCCTTCACGGACTACGCCACCATCGGTGAACAGGCCGGCCTCCCGGTCCAGCCCCTGAGCGGCGACCGCTGCGCCGACCTCACCCGCACGTACGTGGCGGCCTTCATGGACCGCCACCTCCGCCACCGCGGCACCCTCCTCGCCGGCCCGTCCCCCGAGAACCCCGAGGTCGTCTTCCAGGCCTGA
- a CDS encoding group II truncated hemoglobin, whose translation MTLYEAAGGAPAMRALAADFHARCLADPVLEHPFSHTGNPEHVQRLADYWGEVFGGPPVYSASFGGHSAMLHLHAGQGAQGDLGDRFVACFVSAMDGAQLPEVPEVRAALRDYMRWATDEVMGLSPAGSVVTAGLPMPRWDFDGLCR comes from the coding sequence ATGACGCTCTACGAGGCTGCCGGTGGTGCGCCGGCGATGCGGGCGCTGGCTGCCGATTTTCATGCTCGGTGCCTGGCGGATCCGGTGCTCGAGCATCCGTTCTCGCACACCGGCAACCCCGAGCACGTGCAGCGGCTCGCGGACTACTGGGGTGAGGTCTTCGGGGGGCCGCCGGTCTACTCGGCGTCGTTCGGTGGGCATTCGGCGATGCTGCATCTGCATGCCGGGCAGGGTGCGCAGGGTGATCTGGGCGACCGGTTCGTGGCGTGTTTTGTGTCCGCGATGGACGGCGCGCAGCTGCCGGAGGTTCCGGAGGTGCGCGCCGCCCTGCGGGATTACATGCGGTGGGCGACCGACGAGGTCATGGGCCTGTCGCCGGCTGGTTCCGTGGTCACGGCGGGTCTGCCGATGCCGCGGTGGGACTTCGACGGGTTATGTCGATGA
- a CDS encoding AAA family ATPase: protein MTVIVITGVMAAGKSTVAQRLAERLPRSAHVRGDVFRRMIVSGREEPGGGREAVDQLWLRYRLSAATADAYARAGFTAIVQDVILGEDLASYLELVETRPRHLIVLAPRAEVVEQREADRGKTGYSDAWPVASLDRSLREDTPRLGHWIDTSEQTPDETVELILGQVT from the coding sequence GTGACGGTCATTGTCATCACGGGCGTCATGGCCGCCGGGAAGTCCACGGTGGCGCAGCGGCTGGCCGAGCGACTCCCGCGCAGTGCCCACGTCCGCGGCGACGTCTTCCGCCGGATGATCGTGTCGGGGCGCGAAGAGCCGGGCGGCGGACGGGAGGCCGTCGATCAGCTGTGGCTGCGCTACCGGCTCTCCGCGGCCACAGCGGATGCCTACGCTCGGGCCGGCTTCACCGCGATAGTCCAGGATGTGATTCTCGGGGAGGACCTCGCCTCCTACCTCGAGCTGGTCGAGACACGGCCGCGGCACCTGATCGTGCTGGCGCCGCGGGCCGAGGTCGTCGAGCAGCGGGAGGCGGACCGGGGCAAGACCGGTTACAGCGACGCCTGGCCGGTGGCGAGTCTCGACCGGTCGCTGCGGGAGGACACTCCGCGGCTCGGGCACTGGATCGACACGTCGGAGCAGACGCCGGACGAGACCGTGGAGCTGATTCTGGGTCAGGTGACGTGA
- a CDS encoding ArsR/SmtB family transcription factor, producing the protein MTTADPISGIFAALADPTRRAIVARLAEGEATVNELAAPFPISMQAISKHLNVLEKAGLIVRTREAQWRRCRIQPEPLRDVASWVAQYQRLWEERYDSLGTYLDDLQKEKP; encoded by the coding sequence ATGACGACAGCGGACCCGATCAGCGGCATCTTCGCCGCCCTCGCCGACCCGACCCGCCGGGCGATCGTCGCGCGGCTGGCCGAGGGTGAGGCCACGGTCAACGAGCTCGCGGCGCCGTTCCCGATCAGCATGCAGGCGATCTCGAAGCACCTGAACGTGCTGGAGAAGGCCGGTCTGATCGTGCGTACCCGCGAGGCCCAGTGGCGGCGGTGCCGGATCCAGCCGGAGCCGCTGCGCGACGTCGCGAGCTGGGTCGCGCAGTACCAGCGCCTCTGGGAGGAGCGCTACGACTCGCTCGGCACCTACCTGGACGACCTGCAGAAGGAGAAGCCGTGA